One Leptolyngbya sp. SIO1E4 genomic window, ATCTGGCTGGGGTTCAAATCCTCGTCTACTTCGTCAGGCGGTCCTAATTTCAGCAGCTTGTTGGCAAACCACTTGAACGGACACTGCCCCAAATTGCGCAGTTGCGAGGCGCTAAACACCCAGTCGGCATAATCGAGGGCAATGCCCACGATGCCGTCGTACTCGTTGGGGGCGTCACGACTTTCTCGGTGCTGTTCGACGGTAAAGGCGTGATGCGCTTGAGGCAACACGGTGTCCTCGTATTCCTCCTGATGGCGTAGGCTGGCGCGTCGCAACTCTTCGGGACTGGCGATGGGCTGGATTGGGGGCACGATTGCATTCAAATCCAACTGCTTTAAATAAGGGCTAGGTAACTGCTCCTGACGGTCTTTGAGTTCGGCATAGGAGAAGGTGAGGTTGCCATTCGCCGTTTGCAGCAAAGCATAGAACGACAGGGCTTCCCGGCGCGCTTGCTCAGCGGCAGCGGGCAGAGCCAAACCATGCTGCTGGAGCTGTTGACGCTCAAAGAAATCCAACACCGGATCGTTGCTAACTGTTGCAGGCAGAACGCCTTCGGCCATGCCCAGCACAAAAAGGTGAGCGTACCGGGCACCCACCACCGAGGTCGGCTTGTGCAGTTCCACTCCACCACGCCCTGGTTGAGCAGGCACCATGAGAACGTCGAGCAAATCAAGCAATTCTCGGCGAAACTCTGGCCAGGAGAGGGGCTCACTTCCCGATTTAGCCAATTCAACCAATCCTCGATACAAGGTGTTGAAGGCAATGCTTTCGCGAGACCAGCGGGCGCATCGTTTGCGTAAATCGAAGCTTTTGAAGCGGTCGTACCACCAGTTCACCCAGGTTTCAGGTTTGCGATCGCGATTGATGCTGGCGAACGCGGTGAGGTCAATGTCGAGATATTGTTGCGCGATCGCTTCCCACGCGGCAAACCCGACTGGATGTTTACCCCGCACGGTAGCCCAAAAATCCTTGTCGGGGTTGCTGCAGAGGGGATGGCTCAACAGCTTTGCGGTCGCTTCAAAGGGCCAACCCGTATCAATTACCTCAATCAGCAAGCTGAGCCATGCGCCTAACCGGGCACTCAGCAGCGGCGTGTCATACAAAGCACGGAGCGGCACGCCATACTCCCAGGCGATGCCGATGAGCTGGGGGCCATAAGCGGCCTCATCGCGGGCAATGATGGCGATGTCTCTTGCCGGAGTCCCTGCATTGAGCAGTGCTTTCACCTGCGCTAAGGTGCCCCGCATCTCAGCGTCAAAAGTGCTGTAGCTGTGAGCTTTGATCGAGTGCGGAGAGCCTGCAACATTCCCAGCATCCCGGCTACTATGGCCGATAAAGACTTGGCTGAGGTGTACCCCGATCACTACTTGCTCGCTCTCTTCTGCCACCACCTCCCAGCCTTGCTCAACTAACCACTCGACCGACTGCTGTACATCTTGAAACAGGGGTGCAGCAGGAGCCGGAAGAAACAGGACGCTGTCAGGGGCCGCGATCTCATTCATCCATGCCAATTCATCTCGTCGAGGCTGGAAGTATCCGTAAGCCAAGATTTTTTGCGGTGCAGGCGAAAGTTCAATTGCCCGCCAATACAACTCACTTAAGTCAATTAGCCTTTCCTTATGCAGCGCTTGCTGAAACGCTTTTGCTACTTGCAAAAGGTGGCTCGTTCGGTTGGAAAAACTGCCGGAGATAGCGCTTAGGTCCGGGCTGCTTTGGAGCAGCGATCGCACCGTCGGCAACCAGGCATTGGCAGTGCCCAACAGATCATTCGGCTGCACTTTGTCTTGCAAAACCTGACGAAAGAGGGCCTGCGCTTTGAGTGGGGAGGCGATCGCCCAACCCTGTTGCGCTAAATGTTTAGACGCAAGACTGTTGAGCGATTGGTGGGGTACCCCTAGGGCACGTGCTGCCAACCGGGAGGCCGTGATGACAATGTGGTCATCGTTTAGCAGTCTTAATGCCTGGAGAGCAGGATAGGAACCTACTTGGATGAAGCGCACCATTGTTGCTTGGGTCCAAACTAGCCACGATTTGAGACAAAGCCGTCAATCTGGATAGGAATGCTCATTGTCCGTCAGGTTATCCCAGATTTCCCAACTTTTCAGTGATCTCACGGGGCACTCGGAGAATAAATGATAAAGCGCATCACACATTTATCTTGAAACCTATTTATTTCCTTTAGCCGGAACGACTTTAGGCATCGGGAGTACATCTATCAAGGTCTGCTCTTTATCTATAGCCATGACACAGACACTCCTTATTATTGACACTGAAACTACGGGCACTGATCCGACTCAAGACACTGTTATTGAGATTGGGGCAATTCTCTATTCCGTCTCTTGTCAAACGGCCCTGTCACATCTCTCGTTTCTGCTGTACGCTTCTCAAAATGCTGCTGAGCCCATCAACCGGATTCCGCCAACGGCGCTGACGGCTTTACCCCATGTTCTGCAACACAAATCCCTCAGCTTGCTTCAAGAAATGGCACTGGCCGCCGATTATGTCGTTGCCCATAATGCCGAATTTGACATTCAATGGTTTGATGACTGGCAGTTGCCGATTCTTAGAGGGCCGGGGCAACAATCGCTGCAATGGCTCTGTTCCATGGCGGATATGACTTGGCCCAAACAAACTCGCCCCGGTGAATCTCTCATCGCTTTGGCACTCAACCATGGTATTGGCGTCAGTAGTGCCCATCGGGCTTTGACTGACTGCCAACTCCTGGCCGAACTCTTCAACCGCCTGGCTCCCCATGAACTAACAGCTCTCATCAATCAAGCTCTTAGACCCAAAGCTTGGTTTAAAGCTGAAGTCAGCTATGATGATCGCCAACTTGCTAAAGACGCCGGGTTTCGTTGGCATGCCGTAGACAAAACATGGCGACGACGTATGGCCATTGAAGATGCCGCTCAACTCCCTTTTCGTGTCGTGCAACTCCAAGCCATCTTGGGAGTAAGCATTTAGATTGGTGACAATTCTTTGGGGGAATTCTGAATTGAGACCTCTAAAACTCCAGAGAAAAAGCTTAAGCAAAGGCCTATTACTTCTTAAATGCGATGGCACGGCTGAAAAAGAAGAATCCCTTATGACTAGCTTATCAACAGTAAAGTCTTAATATAGCGCCTGCAACAGTAAAGTCTTAATATAGCGCCTGCAACCACTACCAGTAATACCAAACCACTCCCCTCGGCGTGACTTGTGCCTATCAGAGCAACATGTTGTACGAACCCGACGCTGGCTTCATAAAGATAACTACATTTTGCGGTCTGTGGGTAATACAAATGTTCCATCAATAGCTCGACCAGGACTCGAGTGGTCGATTGCTCCAAAGGTATCTAAAGGTGTCCAAAAAAGCCTGAAATCAGGAAGCACAGAGCTTTTTCGAGATAAGGATTGAGATAAAGCCTTTGAGAGAGCTATTTTTAATCCTTGAAATCCCTGTGGAAAGAGGATCTCAAAATTGAAGGCACTCGATTCGTAATCGAGCGGTCGCGGGTTCAAATCCCGCCATCGGCTTATTGCGCATAGTTCTGCATAGTCAGTTCCAGCGCTTGGATAAAGCGATCGCGCACCTCTGCTGGCCCTACCACCACACAGTCAGGCCCATAGCGACGCACTTCCCGAAAGAACCAGAACGTATTGTGGATACGCCGGACGATACGCCGGATCTGCTGGTCTGGTAGCCATTCGTTCACGAGGTCGGCTTTAGTTTTGGAGCGGTAGCCGAAGGCAAGTACGTGGAGTAAGTGGAATTCGATCTGGATGTGACTGAGTTCAGGTTGCCAATGCCCTTCAGCTGGAGAGATGGCAGCTTCATCTCAGTACACTAAGTTGCGTAATCGCTTGAGCAAGCTGATTCAGTATTTGCCACGGATCAACTGCCACAGTGAATGGCTTCCCCCTTTATAAATCAACTCAGATTGATAGTTTTCTACAGCCTTCAAAGAGGCATCCCATGCCTGAGAATCACCAAACAAAAATACATCCTCACTGCTATTCATGATTTCAGGAATCTCAGGTTCAGCTGCGAGCCTTAGTTGAACCTTTGGTTGCAATAAATAACTTAAAGAGAATATGTGGCCAAACTCTTCTTGATGACTTATTAAAAGAGGGTGATCGCCTTGATTAACGATGTCAGCAACTGCTGGATTATGAATATCTCCATACTTGCTCCACCAAGTTTGAGGTTGCAAAAAGAGCGCGCACGATATCATTCCACCCAAGACCAGTAAAGCGCTCGCAAGCTGCCAGGCCCTAAGGCTGACGCCTTTTGTAACAGCAGAAGATGCCTTTGTGGCAATTAGATAGGCAACCGCTAACTGTATCCCCAAATAGCAAGGAATCAGATATCGAGGGATGCCTGAGCGCCATCCTCCAGAGACTAAATCAGGTAAAGCTAACGGTAATGCAGAGGCTCCTATTAGCGTAAAAACAAATAACCTGGCAGATTTAGACGCATGATTATATAAAAAGTACAGCGAATAAATCACTAAGGCTAGAATAGCTAGAATGACATAACTGAGAAGCTTGTTAAACCCAAAATCAGCATTATAATGAAACCCCCAATCAATAAAAATGTGAGTAATATTAACCAACCACATTTTTAATAAGACAACTTTCCCCACGGGTGTGGCACTCCAGTCTGTTGCCTCATGAATATGCCGAGCGCTTGTCGCAACCACTAAAAACCACGGGACAAAAATAAAACTTCCCAAAATTGAAGCCAATATATAGGCTCCCAGCGTTTTCCTGAATCGTAAGCGCGCACGCATCACAACATAGAGCCCATGACCGATGGCAACTAAGGCGGTGAATAAAAAGGAATATAGCCCTAATGCCAAAGCGATCGCATATAAACCCCAGCTCATTAGGGTTTTAAGCCTCATCGCACGCAGCAATGCTGCACTTGCAAATAAAACAGTGACCATCCACAAGCTATATTCCCGCGCTTCTTGGGCAAAGAGTAAATGAAACGGCGAAATACTAAAGAGTGCGATCGCGGCCCATCCTACCGCTGGTTGTTGAAACAGTTCTTGGCAAAGCCAGTAGACACAAGGCAATGCCAACACACTAATCAAAGCTGAAAGACTGCGAATTGCGGTTACCGAGTTGCCAAACCACTGTACCCAAAATCGAGCTAGCACAAAGTAAAGAGGAGGGTGTTGAGGATCTTCCGTCGCTAAGGATCGGATTGTATCAATTAAATTTTTTTCAGCGTTGGTGCGCTGATACTTTTGAATATCCTCAATCCCTATAACATCTCCATCAAAAATCGTTTGCACCACCTCAGCAGCCGTATAGCCAGAAATCCTCAAAGAGGTAAATGTCTCATCGTGCCAATAAACTTTATAGCCGAGATTAGTAAACCGAAACAGAATGCCTAAAATCAAGAACGTTAAAACGAATCCTCGAAGTATCCATGAATGGCGATGATGGCGCTTCATTTTTCGGTAAATAACTAGACGTTGACGATTTTGGAGTAAAGATTATCAAGCACGCTATTGGCTGCCTGAGAGTTGTGGAAATCAAGTGCCTGCGCCAGGGCTCCCTCACTTAATGGGGTATATTTCTCTGGATGATTAACAATTTCAATAATGAGTTCTAGAGTCTGATCTGCCAGTATTTCATAGGTCTCATCAAGTATTTCCCAGTATTTTTCACTGTTTCTACGCCTTTGAAAGACTTCCCCACAATATTCAAAATAAAACTTTCGAGAGATCCAATTCCTAGATTCATTCAGGGGTAGCTCTATCAAATATCCATTTCCCTCAGAATGAACAAACTCTGGGAGCGCACATACATTTGTAGTAATTGCTGGAGTCCCGACTGAAAATCCTTCAACAATACTGAACCCATAGGTGTCATCAAGTGTTGCCATCATTTGAAAATGGCTTTTTGTCAGCAACTCAATGACGTTTGGATAGGTCAGCTTTCCGTGGAAGATGACATTTGGTAATTCTAGTAACTTTAAATCCTTTTCATACCTCTGTTTATCTGGATGGTCGGTATAGATGATAGAGCCATAAAGCAATTTAGAGACCAGATGAAAGACGACAGGTAACCCTATCTTCCTGGCCTTATCTGCCACCCTCAAAGCAACAATGCCGCCCTTTCTGGCGAACGCGTGACCAATAAAGACTATTTGCAGAGGGTGATCGCTACTATAAGTTTTCCCTTTGGAGGCATATATTGGGACATTGGGATGAATCACAAAGGCTTTTTTCAAAACATCCTTTAATGGATGCCAATCATGATTTATCTCGATAAACTTCTGTTTGGCATAATCTGACATCGCGATAATTCTTTTGCAGTTTTCTGAGGTCAGATTTCTTCTCGCTGCTTTAAAAAGAAAACTATCCCTTCTATCCCCTGCAGGTCGTGGCAGAAACTGCTCGAAAGTAACTATCCACGGCTTTCGTGTGGAGGGTATTCTGCAAAAGGCATGAAGTAGGTCATACTTATGCTCACTAGGTTTATCGAGTGTAAAGGCTGTGAGCCCGGGCAAAAAATTATTGATAAGCCTTTTCCAAGGTTGCTCAAACTGTTTGCGCAAGGGTCGCGCACGTATCAGCGTATGACGGGATGTCCGAGGCGAGTTAAAATTCGCTATCTTAAAATCGCCTGCTATCAAAACAGTGGCCCTTGTCCCCGCCCTAAAATCTGAAAATTGGGATGTGGATATACGACTCATTTATAGTGGTCTGCATTCGGATAAAGCATACCCTAAACCCCAAATCCTGGCTCTTTTTGACCAATAGGTATTGGGCCTCACTGAACAAGGCAACAGCTTGAAGCGCTTCCAGTTTCCATTGGATGCCCGAGTCTATCTCAGAAGTTCCAGCTGAGTCCCATAACGAATATTGCACCTGAAGTGCTGGTTAGGACAGTCGGATTTCCTGAAATCCTTATGCAGCAAGGTTTTGATTTCTGCCTTCTGATTTCTGATTTCTGCCTTTTGCTACAGTAAGCAGGCTAAACGCTGGCTTCAGGGCCTGAAAGCCAGCGATCGCCCCTCAATGGGCACGGTTACTCTAATCGACCCATGCAATCTCTACTCGGGCGACTGACACGCGTCTTTAATAATTTTGCAGCGTTGTTCAACATTAGAGTCGTCAGAGAGCCAGGTTTCTCGATCTTCCTGCACCTGAGTCAACCAATTATTCACCGTCTCAGATGTAATTTTCTGACCGAAATCCTCTGGGATACTGGCATTGGACTGCTCAAAAATCCGATCTAATATCCAGTCACCAACTTCCTTTCGGTAGTGAGAGCTATCCCAGTAGTTGACCATCTCATCTGCAATGGGTTCAGTTGTGACTGTGTTGTAGCCAGAGAAGTCCCAAACGGGTGCGATCTCAACCACAGCTTGCTTCCAGGCTTCCCAATCATCCCAAAGTCCTGCTTCATACAGCCCCTCCCATTGGGCCGCATGGGAAGGGGAAATAAAAATTTCTAGCTCAATCCCTCGCTGCTGAGACAATTCAACAACTCCGCGTAGAGCGTCTAAGGCATCCTCGGATAACTCATAATCGCCATAATATTGCTGGTTAGCAATGAAGCCCGCAATCATGTCTTCAAATTTTCGTACCAGTGAGCCATCTGGGCGATCGCCATATACATAGCGCATCCCATCTTCCCGATACAGGTAGTAAGCATCATCCTGCAAGCTTGCCTGAGCTGTATCGAGACTCCCTTCTAGGGCATCAAAAGATAAGCTTGCATTTAGCCAATCACTCGGGGTGATACTCTTTCGTCCTAATCGTTCTTCTTTGAAATCGACTTCATTGACCTTGTACTCATTAAACATAAAAAAGTCAATGCCCAATACGACCCGCTTCAAGTCAGGTTGGTTGGCTGCGGCATGCTCTAAATATCGAAAAACTTCGTACATATTGGGGCCGACCAGACCCAAATTATAAACAGGGCCATACTCAGAAACAGCTTGGTGGGCTGGATCTAAACCCAAATCGGTGCGTGATGAGCCCAACAGTACTGTTCTGGGCTGCACTCGAGTGATATCTGCTGCCTTGAACAACTTAGTATGGAAAAATTTCTCTGTTTTGAGACGATTGAGCCCAAAGAAATTATCGTTACCTAGAATGCCAAATGCATCTATCACTGCGTTGACACTACCAACGGCAAGCAAGCCAAATGCGGTGCAGGTCAAAATAGCTAAATTAAATCGCGAATAGCTTTTCATGATTTTCAGAACAGCTCCACTGATGGTTGCTCGCGCTATAGATGAAGGCTTCGAGTATCAAAAAGCTCACTTTAAATTTAAAATTGGAAGTATAAAAACTCAGACACACGATTGAGGGACAATAGCGATGCAGTGGTGAGCAAAGAGATCAAAATTGTCCACCAGATTGAAGGTCGAAATGCCTTCATCAACTCGGTTGTATTGGGCAATCGAGTGACCACTATTGTCAGCATCAATAACGTCATCACGCCTACTCTATAGTTGGGCGGTAAATAGGGCAATTCAGCAGAGTTGCGAAATTCAATGAGTCCTGTTTCTGTCAGCCAAGGAAGGACGGTTTGAAATGATGTGGATAGAACGACCCCATTAAACCCAGCCATTGCCTTGAGAATTGCAACGGCATCGCGAAGGGTTGCCGCTCGAAAGACAACCCAGCTAGCAACAACCGCCAAAAAAGTTAATAGCCAACCTACTATTGACGGTAGCCTTAGGTTCAATTTGCGCCAGGCATGATTGATGCACAGATAGGTGCCATGCATCCCGCCCCAAATGACAAAGGTCCAACCTGCCCCATGCCACAATCCACCCAGCAGCATGGTTATTAGCAAGTTGCCATAGCGGCGTAGCTCACCTTTGCGACTACCCCCTAAAGGAATATACAAATAATCGCGCAGGAAGTGGGAGAGGGTAATGTGCCAGCGCCGCCAGAAATCAATAATAGAGACCGCTTTGTAAGGAGAATTAAAGTTCCAAGGCAGATTGATATTGAATATCCACCCTAGGCCAATCGCCATATCTGAGTAACCAGAAAAGTCAAAGTAGAGCTGAAACGTATAGCTCAAAGACGCAACCCAGGCTTCCATAAAACTCAGTTGATGGGCATTGTCGAATGTTAATGCGACCCACGGCGATAGGGAGTCGGCGATCAAAACTTTTTTTGATAAACCTAAAATAAAAAGAACAAGCCCCCTGGCCAGATTCTCATGGAGAAATCGGAATGTTTTCTTATCCTGTAATTCAGGGATCAGCTCATTATGACGTAGAATTGGCCCAGCGATTAGCTGAGGGAAAAATGTTACAAAAAGGGAGTATGACACCCAATCGTATTGGGTTTTAACTTCTCCTTTATAAGCATCGACCAAGTAAGCAATTTGCGTAAAACTATAAAATGAAATCCCTAGAGGTAAAAGGATCTCAGGGGTAGGAAGATTCGCACCGATTATTCCATTAAGAGAACTGATAAAGAACGAAGCATATTTGTAGTATCCGAGAATCCCCAGGTTAAAAATAATGCCTGACCAGAGCAAGAAGGATGCTGTGCGATCGCGAATGTCTGATTTCAATAAAAATCGGCCAAAAATGAAATTGCCGAGGGTTGAAACCAGCAATAACAGTAAATAAGGTGGATTCCAATATCCATAGAAGAACAGCGAAACCACAAGCAGCCAGATAACCGCCTGACGTGTCTTACCCGTTGCAGCTATTCTGAAAAACCCCAGGGCACAAATCGGCAGGAAAAATACAATAAATTCGTATGAGTTAAATAGCATGGCACCGGATCAGGTTCAAAATGTATAAACTGCTTGCCCTTACTGATTCAAAGTCAATGCTTTTAAGGAAGTAAGAAACCGTAGAGCCGTCATAATTGCATGGACGCTTGAGCTGAATGGTGCTGACTTAAGCCTTTATGAATTGCTGAAAGCCTTGATATTAGTAGAGTGGGCACTGCCCATCGCCCCTAAGAATACCATTCAGCTTGAGCCTATTCATTCAGCTAGTCGGATAGATTTTGAAGAAATGAGTTCCTGAAATAAAAATGTCGCGAACCTCTCTCACGACATAAATCAAGTGCTTTTTCTGGATGTCTTGGAAACCTGGTACAGCGTTTCTGAAGCTAGTGATGTACCTCACCAGGCAAGGACATGCTGTAAGAGGCTCGATACTCTTTGAATAGTCCGTAGTTTGATTGTCTATCAGTTCCTTCAATTGATACTTCAAAAGTGTCAAGCTGCTCCACTAAACCCCTAGCAGGGCGGAAAATAAAGTCAACGTCTATGGTGAGATTTTAGGAAGATTGCTACCAATTCTGGGTTATCAGGCTCCGGTTCGGCATCAGGCATCAGGCTTGAGCCCTTACCTTTGCCGATTGGTTTGCCGAAACAACTTCGTGAATTGGTAGCATTTTCCAGCCGCTATCTTTTATGTGTTGCTTCAGAGCCGTTTAAGAACGTCACTAGATTTTGCACTCAACCTCCTCCTAAATTGACTATCTGGCTTTGATTCTCTGTTGCTATCAAGTCACGGGAACCGATGCCTTAACCAAGGGCTTGCCGTCGAAGTATTCAGGAATTGGCGCGCCCATCAACTCTAAAATCGTGGGTGCTAAGTCAACGCCATGACTTTCCGCTAGCTGAGACCCAGCTTCAATGCCTGGCCCACATACGGTTAAGAACCCCCGAGGCCGATGGCTGCCTGTGCGGCGATAAGGTACAGGCCCCATGCGCCCTAACTCAGAATCTTCAATCACATCCGTGGGTTGATCTTTCCAAATCACCACCAGGTCTGCATCAGGAAGTTTAGGATCGCGATCGCTTGCAGATTGGCGAGTGCGGACTACTTTCTTAACGACCGTTTCTCCCGTGCGAGGGTTTTTGAGCTGATAGAGTTTTTCCGTCAGTTCTTCACACAGGGCATTGTATTCAGCGGGTTCAACAATGCCTTGAGGTTCGCGCCCCTTGAGATTAATGCGAATATAGCCTTCCGAAAAGCTTGGTAGCGCAAAGGCTTTCATCTGGGACCACATTTGCTGAT contains:
- a CDS encoding PD-(D/E)XK nuclease family protein, whose translation is MVRFIQVGSYPALQALRLLNDDHIVITASRLAARALGVPHQSLNSLASKHLAQQGWAIASPLKAQALFRQVLQDKVQPNDLLGTANAWLPTVRSLLQSSPDLSAISGSFSNRTSHLLQVAKAFQQALHKERLIDLSELYWRAIELSPAPQKILAYGYFQPRRDELAWMNEIAAPDSVLFLPAPAAPLFQDVQQSVEWLVEQGWEVVAEESEQVVIGVHLSQVFIGHSSRDAGNVAGSPHSIKAHSYSTFDAEMRGTLAQVKALLNAGTPARDIAIIARDEAAYGPQLIGIAWEYGVPLRALYDTPLLSARLGAWLSLLIEVIDTGWPFEATAKLLSHPLCSNPDKDFWATVRGKHPVGFAAWEAIAQQYLDIDLTAFASINRDRKPETWVNWWYDRFKSFDLRKRCARWSRESIAFNTLYRGLVELAKSGSEPLSWPEFRRELLDLLDVLMVPAQPGRGGVELHKPTSVVGARYAHLFVLGMAEGVLPATVSNDPVLDFFERQQLQQHGLALPAAAEQARREALSFYALLQTANGNLTFSYAELKDRQEQLPSPYLKQLDLNAIVPPIQPIASPEELRRASLRHQEEYEDTVLPQAHHAFTVEQHRESRDAPNEYDGIVGIALDYADWVFSASQLRNLGQCPFKWFANKLLKLGPPDEVDEDLNPSQIGQLYHKALELVLAEKQLNPELDITDAQLLEEKFAIAETAIIPTDLPSWSLRRSEHLRCLRLALADLNFLPEGAEPLQLEANFSGEWYGLKVRGQVDRIDRTENGLVLIDYKTGKSRPSGIKDRNGKASIDIQLPLYQEAAAPSLCPDKPVANAYYYSIRGRKQISTSSRASQHELPDAIDRCKTHLDQGHYPVQPDNGRSACAYCDFDALCRQGDRLSRKEKHDGTD
- a CDS encoding 3'-5' exonuclease, which encodes MTQTLLIIDTETTGTDPTQDTVIEIGAILYSVSCQTALSHLSFLLYASQNAAEPINRIPPTALTALPHVLQHKSLSLLQEMALAADYVVAHNAEFDIQWFDDWQLPILRGPGQQSLQWLCSMADMTWPKQTRPGESLIALALNHGIGVSSAHRALTDCQLLAELFNRLAPHELTALINQALRPKAWFKAEVSYDDRQLAKDAGFRWHAVDKTWRRRMAIEDAAQLPFRVVQLQAILGVSI
- a CDS encoding WYL domain-containing protein, which encodes MSPAEGHWQPELSHIQIEFHLLHVLAFGYRSKTKADLVNEWLPDQQIRRIVRRIHNTFWFFREVRRYGPDCVVVGPAEVRDRFIQALELTMQNYAQ
- a CDS encoding glycosyltransferase family 39 protein, which translates into the protein MKRHHRHSWILRGFVLTFLILGILFRFTNLGYKVYWHDETFTSLRISGYTAAEVVQTIFDGDVIGIEDIQKYQRTNAEKNLIDTIRSLATEDPQHPPLYFVLARFWVQWFGNSVTAIRSLSALISVLALPCVYWLCQELFQQPAVGWAAIALFSISPFHLLFAQEAREYSLWMVTVLFASAALLRAMRLKTLMSWGLYAIALALGLYSFLFTALVAIGHGLYVVMRARLRFRKTLGAYILASILGSFIFVPWFLVVATSARHIHEATDWSATPVGKVVLLKMWLVNITHIFIDWGFHYNADFGFNKLLSYVILAILALVIYSLYFLYNHASKSARLFVFTLIGASALPLALPDLVSGGWRSGIPRYLIPCYLGIQLAVAYLIATKASSAVTKGVSLRAWQLASALLVLGGMISCALFLQPQTWWSKYGDIHNPAVADIVNQGDHPLLISHQEEFGHIFSLSYLLQPKVQLRLAAEPEIPEIMNSSEDVFLFGDSQAWDASLKAVENYQSELIYKGGSHSLWQLIRGKY
- a CDS encoding glycosyltransferase family 4 protein, whose protein sequence is MSDYAKQKFIEINHDWHPLKDVLKKAFVIHPNVPIYASKGKTYSSDHPLQIVFIGHAFARKGGIVALRVADKARKIGLPVVFHLVSKLLYGSIIYTDHPDKQRYEKDLKLLELPNVIFHGKLTYPNVIELLTKSHFQMMATLDDTYGFSIVEGFSVGTPAITTNVCALPEFVHSEGNGYLIELPLNESRNWISRKFYFEYCGEVFQRRRNSEKYWEILDETYEILADQTLELIIEIVNHPEKYTPLSEGALAQALDFHNSQAANSVLDNLYSKIVNV
- a CDS encoding MBOAT family protein; its protein translation is MLFNSYEFIVFFLPICALGFFRIAATGKTRQAVIWLLVVSLFFYGYWNPPYLLLLLVSTLGNFIFGRFLLKSDIRDRTASFLLWSGIIFNLGILGYYKYASFFISSLNGIIGANLPTPEILLPLGISFYSFTQIAYLVDAYKGEVKTQYDWVSYSLFVTFFPQLIAGPILRHNELIPELQDKKTFRFLHENLARGLVLFILGLSKKVLIADSLSPWVALTFDNAHQLSFMEAWVASLSYTFQLYFDFSGYSDMAIGLGWIFNINLPWNFNSPYKAVSIIDFWRRWHITLSHFLRDYLYIPLGGSRKGELRRYGNLLITMLLGGLWHGAGWTFVIWGGMHGTYLCINHAWRKLNLRLPSIVGWLLTFLAVVASWVVFRAATLRDAVAILKAMAGFNGVVLSTSFQTVLPWLTETGLIEFRNSAELPYLPPNYRVGVMTLLMLTIVVTRLPNTTELMKAFRPSIWWTILISLLTTASLLSLNRVSEFLYFQF